The Sphaerospermopsis torques-reginae ITEP-024 genome has a window encoding:
- a CDS encoding N-acetylmuramoyl-L-alanine amidase encodes MKLHYLLPGTVGTVLLLSSPTLAAKLESWRFDKNLNRLEINTSGAVQPQAQLIFNPTRLVIDLPNTTFGRSQTQAIGGAIRSVRIGQFDPQTTRLVIELTPGYTLNPQEVKFVGINPRRWTVQLPKPEIDQLPPTASNNTYNLATIDSQSSPTQPEFSTAANITPGTTQIQRVQTTGDGFFIRTSGGNPQIQANRSLDRTTIFMDIANATLSPELTQKNLAINKHGVSRIEFTQLRTTPSSVRMTLRLDKNSPDWEVISSSAGGLVLLPTKGVVRLPQSIEPSTPVSTPNKPIVANNSPATIESVELAGNGTQLLIRADQTLSATSGWDRSSGLYRITIENAKLAPRVQGPSLEANSSVLRVRLQPQAPNTVVIFVQPASGVRIGELNQVGNELLALQLERYRQVRPPISLPPLPSPNSGQLPDPNIKNPQPRPRPSVPKGKLLVVIDPGHGGKDPGAIGIGGTREKDIILPISLRVAEVLQQNGVQVILTRDSDYFVSLPGRVQMAERANADVFVSIHANSVGLSRPEVSGLETYYYDNGLGLARAVHNRILQSVNVRDRRVRKARFYVLRKSSMPSILVETGYLTGREDIAKLRNPTYQRQMGEAIAQGILQYLRQR; translated from the coding sequence TTGAAACTACACTACTTATTGCCCGGTACTGTTGGCACAGTTCTTTTACTATCTTCCCCCACCTTAGCTGCCAAATTAGAATCTTGGCGATTTGATAAAAATCTCAACCGCCTAGAAATTAATACTTCTGGTGCTGTACAACCCCAAGCACAACTAATTTTTAACCCCACACGCTTGGTAATTGATTTGCCAAATACAACATTTGGGCGATCGCAAACCCAAGCCATAGGCGGAGCTATTAGATCAGTACGGATTGGACAGTTTGATCCACAAACAACCCGCCTAGTTATAGAACTCACCCCCGGTTATACCCTCAACCCCCAAGAAGTTAAATTTGTCGGCATCAATCCCCGACGCTGGACAGTACAACTACCCAAGCCAGAAATTGATCAACTACCACCCACTGCTAGTAATAATACATATAATTTAGCCACCATAGATTCCCAAAGTTCCCCAACTCAACCGGAATTTTCCACAGCAGCCAATATCACACCAGGAACTACTCAAATTCAGAGAGTACAAACAACAGGAGATGGGTTTTTTATTCGTACCAGTGGCGGTAATCCTCAGATTCAGGCCAATCGTAGCCTCGATCGCACCACCATATTTATGGATATTGCCAACGCTACCCTATCACCAGAACTGACACAAAAAAATTTAGCCATCAATAAGCATGGTGTCAGCCGTATTGAATTTACCCAACTGCGAACCACTCCCAGCAGTGTCCGCATGACATTACGGTTAGACAAAAATAGTCCCGATTGGGAAGTAATAAGCAGTAGTGCTGGCGGCTTGGTTCTATTACCAACTAAAGGTGTTGTGCGCTTACCTCAAAGCATTGAACCATCAACACCTGTTTCCACCCCTAACAAACCCATTGTTGCTAATAACTCCCCAGCCACTATCGAGTCTGTAGAATTAGCTGGTAATGGTACACAATTACTAATTAGAGCCGATCAAACTTTATCCGCTACCAGTGGCTGGGATAGAAGCTCTGGACTATATCGCATCACCATCGAAAATGCTAAATTAGCTCCCAGAGTCCAAGGACCGTCCCTAGAAGCCAATAGCTCTGTTCTGAGAGTCAGGTTGCAACCCCAAGCCCCCAACACAGTAGTTATTTTTGTCCAACCAGCATCAGGAGTCAGAATTGGCGAACTAAACCAAGTCGGTAACGAACTTTTAGCTTTACAATTAGAAAGATATCGTCAAGTTAGACCCCCCATTAGCCTACCCCCCTTACCATCTCCCAACAGCGGGCAATTACCAGATCCAAATATCAAGAATCCCCAGCCACGTCCCCGTCCCTCCGTTCCCAAAGGCAAATTATTAGTGGTGATTGACCCTGGACATGGTGGTAAAGACCCCGGAGCAATTGGTATTGGTGGAACACGAGAGAAAGATATAATTTTACCTATTAGCCTGAGAGTAGCAGAAGTTTTACAGCAAAACGGAGTACAAGTAATATTAACAAGGGATTCTGATTATTTCGTCAGCCTCCCCGGACGAGTACAAATGGCAGAAAGAGCTAACGCGGATGTATTTGTCAGCATTCACGCCAATTCAGTCGGTCTCAGTCGTCCCGAAGTTAGTGGTTTAGAAACTTATTATTATGACAATGGCTTGGGCTTGGCTCGTGCCGTTCATAATAGAATTCTCCAAAGTGTCAATGTTAGAGACAGGAGAGTGCGAAAAGCTAGATTTTATGTCCTCAGAAAAAGCTCGATGCCCTCAATTTTAGTAGAAACAGGTTATCTCACTGGTAGGGAAGATATTGCTAAACTGAGAAATCCAACTTATCAAAGGCAAATGGGTGAGGCGATCGCTCAAGGTATTCTTCAGTACCTGAGACAAAGATAA